DNA sequence from the Alphaproteobacteria bacterium genome:
CACCGCTTTGCTCATCCATCTTATGCTTAATTAAGCCACGTCTTTCCTCTGCTGCTCGGCAAGCGCCGTCTGCTGCTGCTTCTCGCGATCCAGCTTGTCGGCCTCGGCGTCGCGCGACGCGGCGATGTGCCGCAGGCGGTTGACGACGCTGCCCGTGCCCGCCGGGATGAGACGCCCGACGATGACGTTCTCCTTGAGGCCTTCGAGCGTATCGCTCCGTCCCGCCACGGCGGCTTCGGTAAGGACGCGCGTGGTTTCCTGGAACGATGCCGCCGAGATGAAGGACTTGGTCTGCAAGCTGGCCTTGGTGATGCCTTGCAGCACCGGCATGGCCTTCGCCGGAACCAGGTTTTCTGCCGCCGCCTTGGCATTGATCTCGTCGAACTCGAACCGGTCGATCTGCTCGCCGATCAGGCAAGTGGTTTCGCCGCCATCGAGGACTTCGACCTTCTGCAGCATCTGGCGAACGATCACTTCGATATGCTTGTCGTTGATCTTCACGCCCTGCAGACGATAGACCTCCTGAATTTCGTTGATGAGATAGTCGGCCAAAGCCGCCACGCCCAACGCGTTCAGAATGTCATGCGGCACGAGGCTGCCGTCGATCAGCATATCGCCGCGCTGAACCATGTCGCCTTCCTGCACCGCGACATGCTTGCCCTTGGGGACGAGATATTCACGCGGCGCGATGGTTTCGTCGGCCGGACGGATGACGATCCGACGCTTGGCCTTGTAATCCTTGCCGAACTCCACCTTCCCGTCGACATCCGCGATGATGGCGAAATCCTTGGGACGGCGGGCCTCGAACAGTTCCGCGACGCGCGGCAAGCCGCCGGTGATGTCGCGGGTCTTCGAGCCTTCGCGCGGAATACGCGCCAGCACGTCGCCGGCCTTGACCGGAGCGCCGTTCTCGATATTCAGGATCGCATCGACCGGCAGGAAGTAACGGGCTTCCATGCCATTCGCCAGCTTGATGACCTTGCCTTTGTCATCATGCAGGATGATGCGCGGACGCAGTTCCGCGCCGCGCGGCTGCTGCCGGAAATCGATGACCTTCTTCGAGGAGATGCCGGTCGCTTCGTCCATGACTTCGCGGATCGAAACGCCTTCCATCAAATCGGCATATTGAGCGCTGCCTTCGCGTTCGGTGATGATGGGAAGGGTATAGGGATCCCACTCGGCCAGCTTCTGGCCCTTCTTGACCTTGGCGTTCTCGTCGGCAAGCAGCTTGGTGCCGTAGGGAACCCGGTGACGCGCTCTTTCGCGCCCCATATCGTCGAGCAGGACAATTTCGCAATTGCGCGCCATGACGATAGGCCGTCCTTCGCTGTTCATGACGACGCTGCGGTTCTTGATCTGCAGCTTCGCGTCGAACGCGGCCTCGACCGAGCTTTGTTCCGCGCCGCGCTGCGCTGCGCCGCCGATGTGGAAGGTACGCATGGTAAGCTGCGTTCCAGGCTCGCCGATCGATTGCGCCGCGATGACGCCGACCGCTTCGCCGACATTGACGGGGGTGCCGCGGGCAAGATCGCGCCCATAGCATTTGCCGCATACGCCGGTCAGCAGCTTGCAGGTCAGCACCGAGCGGACTTCGACCATGTCGATGCCGGCCTTCTCGATCTGATCAACATGAGGCTCTTCGATCAACTCGCCCGCATTGACGATCACCGAACCCTTGGCATCGACGACATTCACCGAAGCGGTGCGTCCGAGGATACGCTCGCCGATGGGCGAGATGATCTCGCCGCCGTCGATGACAGCGCGCATCTTAAGCCCGTCGGCGGTACCGCAATCGACCTCGGTGATGATCGCGTCTTGCGCGACATCGACGAGGCGGCGGGTGAGGTAACCCGAATTGGCGGTTTTCAGCGCTGTGTCGGCAAGACCCTTGCGCGCGCCGTGCGTGGAGTTGAAGTATTCGAGAACCGTCAGCCCTTCCTTGAAGTTCGAGATGATCGGCGTTTCGATGATCTCGCCCGAAGGCTTGGCCATCAGGCCGCGCATGCCCGCGAGCTGCTTGATCTGCGCCGCGGAACCGCGAGCGCCCGAATGCGCCATCATATAGACGCTGTTGATCTGTCCCTGGCCGGTGTCGCTGATGCCCTTCATCATGGCGTCGGCGACCATTTCCGTGCAGGACGACCAGACGTCGACCACCTTGTTGTACTTTTCGCCCTTGGTGATCAGGCCGTCCTGGTATTGCTGTTCGTATTCCTTGACCTGATCCTGAGCTTGCTTGATCAGCTTACCCTTAGTGACGGGAATGACCAGATCGTCCTTGCCGAACGAGATTCCGGCGCGGCAGGCATGACGGAATCCGAGTCCCATCAGCCTGTCGGCGAAAATCACCGTTTCCTTCTGCCCGCAATGGCGGTAGACGGCGTCGATGACGTTGGTCACGTCCTTCTTCGTCAGCACGCGATTGATGGACTCGAAAGGCAGCTTCGGATGACGCGGCAGGATTTCCGACAGCAGCATGCGTCCGGCAGTCGTTTCCACGCGCGTGATGGAGGGCTTGCCCTCGGCATCGACGCCGTGATAACGCGCCTTGATGTTGGTATGCAGCGTGATGACCTTGGTTTCCAAAGCCTGCTGGATTTCCCCGATATCGGCGAATGCCTTGCCTTCGCCCGGCTCGCCATTGCGCTGCAGGCTGATGTAATACAGCCCCAGCACGATATCCTGCGACGGCACGATGATCGGCTTGCCGTTCGCGGGGCTGAGGATGTTGTTGGTCGACATCATCAGCACGCGGGCTTCAAGCTGCGCTTCCAGCGACAGCGGAACGTGAACCGCCATCTGGTCGCCGTCGAAATCCGCGTTGAAGGCGGTGCAGACCAGCGGATGCAGCTGGATCGCCTTGCCTTCGATCAGCACGGGCTCGAACGCCTGGATGCCGAGACGATGCAGCGTCGGCGCGCGGTTGAGCAGCACCGGATGCTCGCGGATCACTTCTTCGAGAATGTCCCAGACTTCGGGACGCTCTTTTTCGACCATGCGCTTGGCCGCCTTGATGGTGGACGCCATCGCGTACAATTCAAGCTTGGCATAGATGAACGGCTTGAAGAGCTCGAGCGCCATTTTCTTCGGCAGCCCGCATTGATGGAGCTTGAGTTCCGGGCCGACGACGATGACCGAACGTCCCGAATAATCCACGCGCTTGCCGAGCAGATTCTGACGGAAGCGACCTTGCTTGCCCTTCAGCATGTCGCTGAGCGATTTCAGCGGACGCTTGTTGGCGCCCGTGATGACGCGCCCGCGGCGGCCATTGTCGAACAGCGCGTCGACCGACTCTTGCAGCATGCGCTTTTCGTTGCGGATGATGATATCCGGGGCGCGCAACTCGATGAGCCGCTTCAGGCGGTTATTGCGGTTGATGACGCGGCGATACAGATCGTTGAGATCGGAGGTCGCGAAACGGCCGCCGTCGAGCGGAACCAGCGGACGGAGTTCCGGCGGAATGACCGGAACGACATCCATGATCATCCATTCGGGGCGCGCGCCGGATTCGGCGAAAGCCTCGACGGTCTTCAGCCGCTTGACGAGCTTCTTGCGCCGCGCATCGGAACTGGTGGTGCGCAATTCCTCACGCATCTTGATCTTTTCAGCGTGCAGATCGATGCCTTGCAGCATCATCTTGACCGCTTCCGCGCCGATATAAGCTTGGAA
Encoded proteins:
- the rpoC gene encoding DNA-directed RNA polymerase subunit beta' translates to MNELMNIFNQQSAPQSFDQIRISIASSERIRSWSYGEIKKPETINYRTFKPERDGLFCARIFGPIKDYECLCGKYKRMKYRGIICEKCGVEVTLQKVRRERMGHIELAAPVAHIWFLKSLPSRIGLLLDMTLKEIEKVLYFEGHIVLEPGLTPLKMRQVMSEEEYLDAQDQYGEDAFQAYIGAEAVKMMLQGIDLHAEKIKMREELRTTSSDARRKKLVKRLKTVEAFAESGARPEWMIMDVVPVIPPELRPLVPLDGGRFATSDLNDLYRRVINRNNRLKRLIELRAPDIIIRNEKRMLQESVDALFDNGRRGRVITGANKRPLKSLSDMLKGKQGRFRQNLLGKRVDYSGRSVIVVGPELKLHQCGLPKKMALELFKPFIYAKLELYAMASTIKAAKRMVEKERPEVWDILEEVIREHPVLLNRAPTLHRLGIQAFEPVLIEGKAIQLHPLVCTAFNADFDGDQMAVHVPLSLEAQLEARVLMMSTNNILSPANGKPIIVPSQDIVLGLYYISLQRNGEPGEGKAFADIGEIQQALETKVITLHTNIKARYHGVDAEGKPSITRVETTAGRMLLSEILPRHPKLPFESINRVLTKKDVTNVIDAVYRHCGQKETVIFADRLMGLGFRHACRAGISFGKDDLVIPVTKGKLIKQAQDQVKEYEQQYQDGLITKGEKYNKVVDVWSSCTEMVADAMMKGISDTGQGQINSVYMMAHSGARGSAAQIKQLAGMRGLMAKPSGEIIETPIISNFKEGLTVLEYFNSTHGARKGLADTALKTANSGYLTRRLVDVAQDAIITEVDCGTADGLKMRAVIDGGEIISPIGERILGRTASVNVVDAKGSVIVNAGELIEEPHVDQIEKAGIDMVEVRSVLTCKLLTGVCGKCYGRDLARGTPVNVGEAVGVIAAQSIGEPGTQLTMRTFHIGGAAQRGAEQSSVEAAFDAKLQIKNRSVVMNSEGRPIVMARNCEIVLLDDMGRERARHRVPYGTKLLADENAKVKKGQKLAEWDPYTLPIITEREGSAQYADLMEGVSIREVMDEATGISSKKVIDFRQQPRGAELRPRIILHDDKGKVIKLANGMEARYFLPVDAILNIENGAPVKAGDVLARIPREGSKTRDITGGLPRVAELFEARRPKDFAIIADVDGKVEFGKDYKAKRRIVIRPADETIAPREYLVPKGKHVAVQEGDMVQRGDMLIDGSLVPHDILNALGVAALADYLINEIQEVYRLQGVKINDKHIEVIVRQMLQKVEVLDGGETTCLIGEQIDRFEFDEINAKAAAENLVPAKAMPVLQGITKASLQTKSFISAASFQETTRVLTEAAVAGRSDTLEGLKENVIVGRLIPAGTGSVVNRLRHIAASRDAEADKLDREKQQQTALAEQQRKDVA